The Microtus ochrogaster isolate Prairie Vole_2 chromosome 22, MicOch1.0, whole genome shotgun sequence nucleotide sequence CACGTGAAAGTTACAGTGGGACGTGAAGGCGTGCAGAACACTACAGAAacaagcctggcggtggtggcgcacgcctttaatcccagcactcgggaggaagaggcaggcggatctctgtgagttcgaggccagcctggtctacaagagctagtgccaggacaggcttcaaagctacggagaaactctgtctcgaaaaaaaaaaaaagaacaatgctaCAGAAACATTAGAAGTAGCGCAACCTAGAAGGAAGTGGCCCATTGATCTTGGGAGCAACGAGGGAGCCATTGGACAGTGGGAACCAGAATGAGGGCAGATCATCACCACCAGGATGGGAGAGAATGAGATGGCAGATAGAGCAAGGCCTCCCAGAAACAACGGGTGTGAACCAGAACACAGAGACGGGGGTGGCTTTGAGTAGGAGGagagtttccttttttattttttattcttctctcatatattatatccctGTTATGTCCTGACTGACTgtttctcccacctcccctctcccccactgcTCCTCCACTTCCCTTTAGAAAGGACAGGTCTCACAGGGATATCCACCAAATATGTCATATCAAATTACATTAAGACTAGGCACATAACCTCATATTAAggttggatgaggcaacccaggagaaggaaaagggttccaaaagcaagcaaaagagtcagagacacccccactcacactgttaggagtcttacaAGGACACCAAGCTATgtaaccataacatatatgctgAGGACCTAGGGCAGGGCTATAGGTTCCCTAATTTGTTGgcttagtctctgtgagcccctatgagccctggttAGCTGGTTCTGAGGGTAGtcttcttgtgatgtccttgaccctctTGCTCCTATAATCCCCCACACccctcttcttcaggattcccagagctctaCCTAATATTcaagagtttctttattaaactagGGGTGGGGGAATAGGTATGCAAGAAGATGGGCTGGGAAGAGTTTTTGCCTGGATCATCTGTTTGGGAATGGACAAGGAACTAAGAACTAAGGGACTATTAAGAGCAAAGGAGTGAATATTGGGGTTCAAATTCCTtgtgtccctccctctctttctctgttttgttttctttttgagacagggtctcactatatagttctggctgtcctggaattcacttccaggatggccttgaactcacagagaccctcctgcctctgcctcttgagtactgggattaaagacacgtgccacTATTCAGGGCTCTGgttctcttttattgttttgtttttgaggcgcAGTCTCCTGTGACCCTGTCTGACCTTGGATCCAATATGTAGCCAAGTGTGACCTTGAACCCGGttcctcctggctccacctcccaagtgttgggctgTTTTGAGACCCTTTCTGGAATAAGCACTTTAACATCAAAGAGAGTGGAAGAGAGATGTCACAAGTGGACCGGAGCCAGGATGGGTCCTGAAAGGCTTTCTGAGGTCAAGTTTGCATTCTTATTATATATCCTATAACACAAGATGgggcaggcaagcaagcaaaaTTTTACCAAAGCGTACATTGCCATCGGCAGTTTATTAAGGATGATGACCTATtgtctcagctatttctccaggtcATTCCGTCCCAGGTAACAAGTGAAGTGAAGCTTGGTAAATAGACATTGCAAGCAGGGCTTTTAGTAAATCactaaataaaccaataaatcaATATGTAACAATTGGTCTTTTCTACTATATTCTACttcaggattataggcatgaactgCCTTGCCTATTTCAGatactcacttttttttttctttttgatttttgagacaaggtttctttgtatagtcttggctgtcctggactggccttgaactcagaaagatccacctgccttgttgattaaaggtgtgtgcctccacagcCAGACAAAACACtattttctaaaaagattttgttgatatttttgtCTGGTGGCAGCACCTCAAAGTGAGGAACTCTTATTCAAGCCCACATCCCTAAGGTCAAAGAGTCTGCCACAGCCAGTACAGGTCTTTGGTCGCAAGGAGACAGCCATAGCCGTGGTGAATTGCAAACCGGAAGAAGGCTTCCTGAGGTGGACCAGCCTGACTCTATCTTAAGATTAGAAGTCCTCCTATTACAAGGTCAAAACAAGTTCATTTCTGTTTACTGTAAAACTTGGATTTGGCccagtggtggtgtacgcctttaatcccagaaccccggaggcagaggcaggcacatttctgtgagttcaaggccagcctggtctacaaaactagtttcaggacagctaggactacacatagaaaccctgttttgaaaaaccaaaaaactaaaacaaacaaaacaaaaatccacctgGGTTTGGCCGCGTCTAGACCCATTTCCTGGAATTTGACATCTTCCACACCCTAACAAGATAAGATGTTCTGCCAAGTTCCTAGGTAACCAAAATGCCTCTGCAAATCCCCCCAGCCCTTGAAAAACCCCTATCTTGCCATTTTTGAGCTATATGAATTCCACTTTCTCTTGTGTCCAATGCTGTTCTCTCAAACCCCACTTTAGGGAGACAGCcctgtctgacagaaaataaaacttgcttaATGCAACTACAGGAATTCAAGTGGTGGCCCTTACTTTCATTTGGTGGGATTAACATAAGGTGTACTGGAGCCTTCTCCATGATTGAGCCATGAACAGTGCAGTACAAGTTAAAGCAGCAGGGTTTTCGTCTGGGCAAGGAGTGATTGCCGGTGTGAACATCGGAGTTATAGATTTATATTATCCAGTACTCCTTCCCAAAGCCCTGCTGGTTTATAACATTGACAGCCTCTACTGGAAGCCCACCCCGTTGGAAGTTCAAAAACTTCTGGGGTTTTGGGGCAAGTGTTCACTACCAGAAATGCTACCATGAAGCCCATCTTGAGGGTCAGGGTTTGCCTTTGTAATAAACATCATAGGCTGTTaatggtttttggtttggtttggtttggttttttgagacagggtttctctgtgtagccctggctgtcctagaactctgtttGTAGAtagggctggtctcaaactcacagagactcacctgcctctgcctcccgagtgctgggattaaaggcgtgcaccaccaccacctggccctcgCTAGGATTTTAATGTCTTAAAAagatctgtgtatgtgttgctctgtaacccaggctgttctCCAACacataatcctcctgcttcagtgttccaagtgctgagattacagatgtgaaacACTTTGcctggctggaaaaaaaaatcatttacaaaaGAATATGAGCACACAAGCTACTGCTCTGACTTTCGTTATAtaattggacttttttttttttttttggtttttcgagacagggtttctctgtggctttggagaccaggctggtctcgaactcacagagatccgcctgcctctgcctcccgagtgctgggattaaaggcgtgcgccaccatcgcccggctggactTTTTGTTATATTAATTTGAGTAGACTTTATGTAGTTGAGGTACTGGTATGCTAATAATAATATAGTCTAgtctaggcatggtggtatactcctaagcccaacacttgggaagtggatGTAGGAGAATCAtttaaggtcattctcaactacaGCTGAAAtccatctgagagagagagagagagaatagaacaGACCCAAGAACGAATAATTTTAGAGTCTATTATTATCATTTAGAACAGAGAAATTGGATTTTATGAGTAGAGATGAGGGTAGCTAtgtgaatttgttttaaatattatttattggtatttttgtgtgagcaggagatggggagggaatgAGTGGAAAGGTCCTAGGATAACTTTGTGAAGTTAGCTCTGATCGAAATCAAACacatttacctactgagccacctggCTGGTTCCCTAAATGAATTTCAGCCANNNNNNNNNNNNNNNNNNNNNNNNNNNNNNNNNNNNNNNNNNNNNNNNNNNNNNNNNNNNNNNNNNNNNNNNNNNNNNNNNNNNNNNNNNNNNNNNNNNNNNNNNNNNNNNNNNNNNNNNNNNNNNNNNNNNNNNNNNNNNNNNNNNNNNNNNNNNNNNNNNNNNNNNNNNNNNNNNNNNNNNNNNNNNNNNNNNNaaaaaaaaaaaaaaaaaaaaaaaaaaaaaaaaaaaaaaaaaaacttccctaaATGAATTTCAATGAAAGTTTTCATTAGTGTGGTCCTGAAGGTGTAAGCAAAAGGGTTCCATGCTGGGTAAACTCTGCTAGTGTGCTTATACCTATGGTTTGTATTTCTTGCCTCAAGGTTGTTCTGttcaagtttttgtttatttttgagtagGGGGCTCACGTACCAGCACAAGCTAGCgatgaactcactatgtagttgggAATGACcgaccctccagcctccacctctatAGTGATGGAATCACAGGTGTGCTCCGCGCTAGAGAACTTTGATATTTCTTTCATACCAGAATTAGATTTGCACTTCCTGTTCCGCCTACACTACGGGTTGCTAGGTTACCCTCCTCCCTTTTCGCCTTTACTAACGAGAGACTTCATTTCCCATGAGCACTGGCGAGCGTCGCCGTCGCGTGGCGTAGCGTCGTCGTTCCGCGCCCTTTATACCCACTTCCGCCCGCGAGCCACTTCCTTTCCTCTCGGGGGCGCGCGGCGGCAAGATGGCGGTGCAGATTTCTAAGAAGAGGAAGGTGAGCATCGGGGCCCGGCGCGGGGCCTCGCGGCGCCTGCTGCGGCTGCCACAGTAAGACCCGCATCCCCGCGACGGATCCCGGGGGGCGGCTGCTGCCGTCTGGCGTCTCTGCGGGCCGCGGATGGACGTGGATGGGGTGTCGGGCCGGCTCCGGGCTAGCGCAGTGTGGCTGGGGAGGGTCTGGGCCGGAGAGGAGCACCGGGCTCCTTCATGGAGCGATTTTTGGGCGCCGGGATTAGTTTGAGGGCGTGAGCTCATGCAGTGTGTATGGTTAGTGAAGTTAAGTTTAGCAGTACCTTCTCCGTCGTCTTGAAAGCTGCTGACTATTGGCGCCGCTCTCCTTCCGGGGATCTGCAGCCAAAGCGCTCCAGACTTGGTCATTCCATGGGGAAGAAGTGTGAAGATCATCGGGTTTAGGAATAAATGACCTGTCGTTGTGCTCATGCACGCAGACCTCAAAGCTGTTGTCCACCATGCTTTGTCGAGTTAGGATCTGCCCTCTTTATCTTGGTAGACGCTACGCACACTGTCCTTGCTGTGCTCAGTGAGCTGCAGAGGGGCCGCTCGAGAATAGGGTTTTACGTTTGTTATGCGTTTGTCCGTCGTGTCCTAAAACCCTTCGATGAAGAGGTGATGACAAGTCTGAAGAGGAGGTGTTGTCTTTTGTCCAGGAGGCCTCACTGTGCCGCGTTCTGTGGCCCAGCTGAAAGCACCGGTCAAAGAAACTTCCTCAAGATGACCTAGAGGCATTTGTCTGAGAAGGGTTGTCTGCCTTCCCGCAGGGCCACTGGGGGTAGTGCTGGCTCTAAGGGAAACCTCCACCCTGTCTTAACTCTGAATGTAATTTCTTTGGTTTAGTTTGTGGCCGATGGCATTTTCAAAGCCGAACTGAATGAGTTTCTCACTCGGGAACTGGCTGAAGATGGCTACTCCGGGGTTGAAGTCCGAGTCACACCAACCAGAACAGAAATCATTATTTTAGCCACCAGGTAAAAATGTAGTTGACTTCAGCTGTCACCTGTAATCACTGTGTGTACTAAGATGGGTGTGTAAACTTGGACAGGTGTGTGAGAACCTGGCCTTGGTAAGtgtggttgcttttttttttttaacctcatttAAGAAGACTTTACCTTAATCCTTTGTATTTAACGTATGTTCTTGCAGAGTGATAGATTGCTCATGAGGCGTTGAGTGAATTATAACTTTTCCTCTCTGCAGAACACAGAATGTTCTTGGTGAGAAGGGTCGCCGGATCAGAGAGCTGACCGCAGTGGTCCAGAAGAGGTTCGGCTTCCCTGAGGGCAGCGTGGAGGTGAGGTCCCCTGCTTATATCCAGGGCTATTGTAGACTGGATTTAGATGTTGGTTCTAAATGTAGAGTGGTACTTCTGGAAGCCTTTGGCATGGCCGATGAATATTCTACATGGATTGATACTTCTCAGAATTTTCTTTAAGTAGTGTGCTTGCCATGCATGGCAGGGGGCATACCTTTTATCCTGGCACCCAGAAGGCAGGATAGTGGCAAGGGCAGAGCCAGTCAGCACTGCCTTAGTAGAATCCTGTCTAAAAACTACAAAtgatattcttaaatttatgGGAGTATTCTGGTGGCCGAAGTGCTTTTCACTCCATTTGTGTGTGAAATTGATACATAGGTGGATAGGCTATCCCATCACTCCCTAGCGTGGTTGTGGGGAATCTGAGAAGGGCAATGAGGTATTTAAGGAATATTACTATGGCTTTAATGAAAACTACTAAGTAATAAATatgtccctttcttcttttaaagctTTATGCAGAGAAAGTGGCCACAAGAGGTCTGTGTGCCATTGCTCAGGCTGAGTCTCTACGTTACAAACTCCTCGGAGGGCTTGCTGTGCGAAGGTGAGTGTCTAGGACTTGGTGGTCGTGCCCTGCTGTGCATCAATGTGTGCCTGACACTTTGGTAGCAGTTAACCTCTTCAGTGACAGGATCATCTAGTCTCTGTTGGTGTGACAATAAGGAGCCCCTGCCCCCTGAACAATTAGGCTTACAAGACCTagttgcctataatcccaacacttgagagaccAGGAGGAGGGTTGCttagttacaggccagcctgggtataTAGCATGGTCAGTACTATAATAGGAATATTTGGGTACACTGAGAACGTAACAAAAGAAAATCATGGGGGATATATCTGTTGGTTCTTTGAGGTTTAGAAAGCACCCTTGATTGGTGGGTGGTGAAGCATCCTGTCATTGCTCCTGTGTGGTGTCCATAGTTAGTAGATATAGCGTTAGTGCTTCTGGGACAGTGCACATTTCAAAACAAGTTAGAAGTCAGTGTGGATCTAATGCATTTGTGAGGATTATAAAGATAACAGTTCTGTAAGTTGTGTGGCACTAAGCGATGTGGGACTCTGCCTGAGCTGGTTTGACTtcgttttaaaaaaatttgttctGCCCTGCCTTTGTTATGAGAAGGCCaagtttatgttttgagacacagGGTCTCAACTGTGACTCTAGCTGGCCTTTAATTCTGAGATGGCCCAACAAAATTAAAGGCCTTCACCACCTTACCTGGTGGGGCAAGGTTCTTTTTTGAGGTGGTTTGTCTGCATGGGCTTGACTGTCGAGAATTCAGATTGACTTCAACTCAGATCCGCCTTCCCctacctccctagtactgggattaaaagggtgagccaccacacccagtctttATGCTTTTTAATGTTAGTGTTTGATAGGCATAAAAGTTTTTTGGTTCTCTGAGAATCAAGGTGGCTAATGTTATAGAGGCTCTTCCTGTGCATCTCAGCTAGGGTGGGCCCTGGAACCACTTAGCAagcctttccccccacccccaaaataaccTGTTTCTGCCAGATGTggtggatctctgcaaattcCAAACAGCCAGGATTAtgtagtgagacccagtctccaaAAAGTATCTCCTAACAGCAGAGACGGTTCACACAAAGGTGCTTGTCGCCAAGACAAaggcaagcctgacaacccgagttcagttcccctGAACCCATGTAATGGAAACATGACTCCATAATAATTAAAGATGTGAAGAAATACCTCCACTTGAGCTTGGCCAGCCCAGATAATGGCCTGGAGAAGGACCTGGACATAATGGTATAAAGAGTTCATTCTTCAGAGCTGATTCTAACACAAGCCAGGGCAGAAAAGCATCTGGGCAGCAGATTGTTGTTTTGGCTGAAGTCTGGTAGTTTTTTCCCCAAGCTACCATTTGAGAATTAACTtggtgggaggggcaggcaggTTGTGTCTTTGGTAACCAGTGGGTTTCTCCCAAAGGGCCTGCTATGGCGTGCTTCGGTTCATCATGGAGAGTGGGGCCAAGGGCTGCGAGGTCGTGGTGTCCGGGAAGCTCCGAGGACAGAGGGCCAAGTCCATGAAGTTCGTGGATGGTTTGATGATCCACAGTGGAGACCCTGTCAACTACTACGTCGACACCGCCGTACGCCATGTGCTCCTCAGACAGGGTGAGCAGCTGTGCTGGGGAGGAGCCAGGGCCTAGGCTCTGTAGCTGAGCTGAGTAGTGCTGGGTGGCTCGGAGTGCCTAGGGTAGACTAGCAGACAGCTGTGTTTCCACGGCCTTGTCTTGTGGGGGGAGCTGTTGGTTACGGGGCTGTGAAGACTTGCATTgtccctgtctcagccttccgTGTGCCCTTCGGTGATGACAAGATGACGAGTCAGAAAGGTCACGTCCTGCTCTTGGGCCTTGTCAGTGCCATGTTCTGTGGTGCTGGGCTTGGTTCCTCTGGCAAAAGTGTCCTGCGCACTGATTGATTTAGAGGCATTTGTCTGAGAAGGGCCGTGTGGCAGTAGGTACCACTGTCTCCTTGCTTTCCTGTTGTATGGTGGCAGCTGGTAAAAATCCCAGCTCAATTTTAGCCCTGGTGTCTTTTAGGTGTGCTGGGCATCAAAGTGAAGATCATGCTGCCCTGGGATCCAAGTGGTAAGATCGGCCCCAAGAAGCCTCTGCCAGATCACGTGAGCATTGTGGAGCCAAAGGACGAAATCTTGCCCACCACCCCCATCTCAGAGCAGAAGGGCGGGAAGCCAGAGCCGCCTGCCATGCCCCAGCCAGTGCCTACAGCCTAACAGGTATGTCTGTGGGACCTTCCTGGGCCACACAGACctgtttggagttttgtttgtttttactgttagTTCTGATGTTTCAGTGTGTGTAATTACTTACACACTGTCAGAACTTATTGTGGAAGGATACGAGTTGGAATGTGGTGACAACCCCACAAACCTTCGCTGCCTCGTGTACTGGGGTGTGTTTGAGTCAAACCCTCATGGGAGCGTACACTTCGTAATAAATGAAAGCACTCGGATGAGTTTTTTcttacattgttttgttttgtttcagggtCTTGGCAACTGCACCTGGAGGCTGGATGTTGTCCTGTACAGACATTTAATAAAATCTTGCACAAAAACATAATGCCTGACTGGATTGTGTCCAGTGTTCAACTGTGACTGAGCTGTGTTGGCCTGAGAAGTGTTGCTTATCCTCTTGGTTTAAGCTGGGGTCTGTGACAGCTGGTGGACCCTGTGTTACACAGTTCAGGGTTAGAACAGGTAGGCTTTGGTGCTCatgatggaacccaggtccttacaCACAATAAGCTTGTGTCCCCAGCCTGGAGGGCTACAAGTGTGATACCTTCCCCTGGCATGTAAGAAATCTTGggtgggccaacaagatggcttggtgggtaattGCTTTCTATGAAGGCCTGTTACACTTACCCTGCAAGTAGAAAGTAGATTGGCCTCTGTTTTACCATGCAGTGGTGTCTTAATCTCAGctttcctaaaataaaaagaatttctcaTGCCTTTGAACTCAGAAGTTTGAAATATAAAGCTGTCTTTAGAATGAATCCACATTTCTAAGTCTTGTACTTAGCCATTATGTTTTGGAAAATATGGTAAATGCAGAAATTATTGGCATAATATCTTGAAAGCATTTACTATCGATATGGTTTTTTGTAAGGAATTAAAGTTAGCCTGGAAATTCTATACTCTGGTACCAGAGAGAAGACTTGGGATGAAGGTGTCAAGGGCCTGGGGTGCAGCCTGACTAGGCCAAAAGACCAGCGGCTATTAGCTAACTTAATTCCTTACGTGTCGGGTGCAGATGTACAGTATTggtacctgcacaccagaagagggcaccagatcttacagATAGAACTCACTGGAAGCTCCCAGTTTCTGGCACTTGTTCAAGGTGGTGCTGTTGAGCAGAAGCATGACCCTGtgggttttgaggcagggtcataTTCCTGACTGGTCTGCAACTCagaccacctgcttctgcttgaTGGTTTCcctatatccctggctgtcctggaaccctctctAGACtggacaggccttgaactcaggtcagcctgcctttgcctcctggccTGCTTGATAGTTTGCAGTACTGTTTCTTCCTTAGGGCTATTAGATTTTGATGCtaaaaatgtgggtttttttttttttaatcaaagctGTAGTATGTATAAAGTGATTGTAACCCCTTGGGTCCTCTAACATTTAATAATCTTTGTATTGGGCAAATTCTATTCCTAGCTGGTTGGCAGCAAGCCTAGCCTGTGCTGTGTAAGGGGGTATATATTCTCCTGATGTTCACCTCAGCCCTGGATAGCTCTGAAACGAGTCTTTTGCCCACCCTACCCCTAACCTACAAGAGAAAGATGCACTGGGAACAATGAACAACCCATCCTCACTGTTTAGGTATCTTTTTAAGACATAGTTGACGCCTGGTACTCTATATAGTCTAGAACTAACAACGTGTCCACAAGTGCAATAAATAACTCCCTCAAATGCTCGCTAATTGAATCGTGAAAAGTACTGGTTCCAAGTTTCAagtctgaaaatttttttttttaaagatttattatgtttgCAACATTACttccatgtgggggctggagagatggctcagtggttaagagcattgcctgctcttccaaaggtcctgagttcaattcctggcaaccacatgatggctcacaaccatctagaatgaggtctggtgccctcttctggcctgcagacatacacacagacagaatattgtatacataataaataaataaatatttaaaaaaaaaacattacttccatgtatgcctgcaggccagaagagggcaccagatctcatagatggctgtgagccaccatgtggttgctgggaattgaactcaggacctctggaagagcagtcagtgctcttaacctctgagccatctctccagcccaagtctgATATTCTTTATCCACTTACATATACTGCTGAATTTGTTCCGCAattgaaacatttcatttttttttttttttcgagacagggtttctctgcggttttggagcctgtcctggaactagctcttgtagaccaggctggtctcgaactcacagagatccacctgcctctgcctcccgagtgctgggattaaaggcgtgttgaAACGTTTTCAATCACAGGTCTGTAAACATCAATTGCAATGACCTAATACGTGGCTTTAAAAATTGAGCACTTTCCTGGCATGgttgaggtcctgggttcagtctctagtAAAAATATTACCCTCCAGTCACCGTTTGTGGAGGACAACTGGGCATTGGTTGTCTCCACTGTGTGGGTCTCTGGGTTTGAGCTCAGTTGGGCTAGTGTGACTCAGTGTCACTAGCGTCCCTCCAGACTGAAGCGCTGCTGTATGTCCCAGCATTCATCTGATCTGAGTGAGGTTTCCTGTCACGATTGTGAATTTCACCTATTTCTAGTGGAAGGGTGCTGTAGCGATTTTGCTCTTGTCTTGCCTGTGTCCCAGCAGGGGGTGTGTGCACAGAAGAGCAGTCACACTGTAGTAAttggataaaatttaaaaagagggtCCTTGGGGAATCTGAGTGGCAAGCTTGGGGTCcgtcactgcttggccctcagGAAGTGTCCAGCCAGGGGAGACACATATCCTTTAGAAGAGTTGGCCCTGGATGGGCGCCTATTGTTCCTGGGTATACATGCAGTAGGTACCCTTGCTTTGTCCTGAGTGTCCCCTTCGGGTGCTGGTCTGTGCTCCTCCCCCTGCTGCCATTATCAGCTGTGTCCAGATGGCCACTTTCCTAATCTGTGGTACTGGAGCTCAGCTGGGACCAGAGCCTTTGTGCCCGGCTGTGCTGGCCCTGGGGCTTTGAGGATGGGCGATGGGAAACAGGCTCCTTTACAAAGGCAATCTGAGTGCAGAGGGCCTGCAGATGGGGCCAGCCAGTACCTGGGGCTGCAGCCTCCCTGGAAACTGTCTGCTCTGGAGCCCTGGGCCACACCAAGTATACAGTGGCCTCCCTGGGCCACACCAAGTATACAGTGGCCTCAGAGTTGTG carries:
- the Rps3 gene encoding 40S ribosomal protein S3; this translates as MAVQISKKRKFVADGIFKAELNEFLTRELAEDGYSGVEVRVTPTRTEIIILATRTQNVLGEKGRRIRELTAVVQKRFGFPEGSVELYAEKVATRGLCAIAQAESLRYKLLGGLAVRRACYGVLRFIMESGAKGCEVVVSGKLRGQRAKSMKFVDGLMIHSGDPVNYYVDTAVRHVLLRQGVLGIKVKIMLPWDPSGKIGPKKPLPDHVSIVEPKDEILPTTPISEQKGGKPEPPAMPQPVPTA